AATAGAGTAGTAACTGTGACAGCTCTTAACTGGAAGTCAAGTATGGATTTCTGATTTCCTTAGAGCAAATACTACTGTCAGTCTGCCagaaataaaacatatatttttggcaGCAGAAAATCCAAACTCAAGATTTAATCATTGCAATGACAGacaatttttgtcaaattaataTTGAGGACAAGGTTGTTAAAGTAATATGTAGGATGGTGTCAAATGCATTAGAAGCTCtcaagaaaatttcaaactgaTAGTCTGATAACATAGAGAAAAGAACGTTGAAGAATGTCATAAAATATATGGCATACTCTTAAATTTGTGACCAGGAGTAGCTTATGCGTGCTCACTTGAAGTATCTTACATTTGTTACACTGTTACTACCTTTCATGAACTGCAGAATACTAAGTTTTCAAATATACTATAAAGAATTATTCAGAATTTGATGTGTAACCAAATCAGTAACATAAGTCTGCAAGACTACATTTACTCAAAAAAGAATTGTCTACTAGAACAACTGGATTTCACAGACTGCTTagaataggaaaaaagaaaaggcagtATATGACGTAATTATTGCAAGTGCGTATTATACTATTATGAAATGTTCAAGCATCTAGAATAAAGGATTTCATTTATTCATTcatatgtaatttatttttgggggTGGAGGGAGTGGCGAGGGGAAGGCCCTAAGTAGAGTAGATTTGCTGGCTTTTACTTGTATATGCCCCTCTCTAAACATTAGCTGTGTGTCCTTTGCTTGTGGGGTAAGTGAATTTTCTGTCTCTTTTTGCAGGTATTAGGAGCAGCATCGATGGTCACCAAAACTGGGGAGCATCCAGGTAAGCTTAAAGATGATGTTGCATCACCTGGTGGGACTACAATTGCTGGTATTCATGAGTTGGAGAAAGGCGGATTCCGTGGAACTTTGATGAATGCGGTTATTGCTGCTGCTAAGCGCAGCCGAGAACTTTCCCAAAGCTAGTCATATCAATTTATTCTTTGTCTATTCTGGTAATGCTGTTAGGACAATGGAATCTGCctgtctattttatttatttgctttaaCTTTGAATAGGTGAGCTCCTGGCCCTTCTTTTCGTGGCTTATGGCTGTATACAATTTTCAGCTTATTAACTGTCATAGGCTGTTCTTCGCCAGAATTCTTGAACCTCAGGTTTAGCATTCACGAAATAGTGTCTATCAAATGGGAGGATTTCTTGTAGTCATTCTGCAACCATTGGAACCCTCCTTTTTCCTCCCATCTTTGGTTGGATGGACCACGAGTTGTATGTAATTCTTTTTGTTGGACTCAAAGCATGACGAATCGTTCAATactcttttctccttttctggGAAAAGATGATGCCACTTATACTAGGTCTATATTACTGGATTAGGATAAAAGCAAAGACAGTTCGGTGGATAAAATAAGATGCATAAACTCGTTACCAATAAAAGTGTCTATACTTAattccaaactttaaaattcgAATAAATAAAAGCAACTGTCCTTTGTTTCCCATGCTATAGTTAATAGTTTCCATAGTATATATGAAGTAAATGGGAGGAGAGCCATATAACCAGATTTAATTCCCTTGTTGGGTGCAAACTTGCTACGACCAGAATGGAGCATATTGTTTCTATTGACGAGCTGCACTCGAGGAAGGTTGTTAGAAGCAAAGCTTGTGAAGGAAGCAGCAGCCGCAACCGGCCTGCCATTACCAGGGAGGAAAGGTTTAGAAATTTTATGGACGAAGGAGACCAAGCAAGAGAGGTGGAAGCCCTTGGTGGAAGCCCACCAGCAAAAATACAGAAGGTTACATTCTTGCTGCGAGATCACAAGCATTTCGTTAAGTACTTTGAGCCAAGAGTGGCATCACTTGGTCCTATCCATCATGGCAAGCCAAAGTACCAGCTAGGAGAGAAGTACAAGCTTAGATTGGCATATGAGTTCGTCCATGGGAAGAGTATAAATCTTTTGTACGAGGTTGAGAAGGAAATCAAGCAACTGAGGGAATGCTTCGAGGAGGAGGTGATAGAGAAGTATGATGATGAGGCACTCGCCTGGATATTGTTCGTGGATGGCTGCGCAATACTACAATACATATTATGCGCTACAAATGACCAGTTCAAAGAGTTGAACATCAAAACCGATAGCGTAGCCTTCGCTCATCAGGATTTGTTCTTGCTGGAGAATCAAGTTCCTTACCGTCTCCTCAAGTTATTGATGAGCTTGAGTGGGAAGGAAGAGGACTTGAGAAAATCGATTGAACATTTCATTCGAAATGTTACTTATCAGCGaccaaaacaagaagaaagagacCCGACCCATCTTCTTGACCTTCTGAGAACAACACTCTTGGGTCCACCCCGGAAACCCAACTCATCTCGTAAAGGTCTATGGACACGTCAACACGACCCAGATTGGCAATCTTATCGCAACTTGCAAGAGCTTAAAGCAGCAGGAATCCATTTGAAACGTAACAAGAATAATGGTTACTTGAGAAACATAAGTTTCACTAGACGATTCGGTTTCTACCCGGCATACCTTTGGCTTCCTCCAATTACAGTGGACGACTCAACCGGCCCCAAATTCATGAACTTGATAGCTTATGAAATGTGCTTGGATTTCGAGAACGACTTCGGCATCAGCTCTTATATGTCCTTCCTAGATTCACTCATCCTTGATGCCAACGACGTCAAAGATCTGAGGAAGGCACGCGTACTCTACAACTTCCTCGGAAGCGATCAAGAAGTGGCTAACCTCTTCTATGAGATTGGCACCGAGTTGGTGCCTAACGCCGAAGCTTATAAGGATGTCAATTTCCAGATTCACGACTACTTCGAGAACCATTGGTTGATGGCCTGGATGGGAAAATTCTATCACAATCATTTCAGCGCCCCCTGGAGTAGGACTAATTTCGTGTACTCAATAATATTAATACTTGGTCTAACTGCCATTCAGGCTTGGTACACAGTCCACCCTCCCCCTGGCCCCTGCGATGACTTTTGCAAGAAATCAGGATGAAACTTAACATGAGAGAAAAGGTACTAGGGATTTGTTTGCTGTTCATTCCAAGTGCATCTACCATCTACTTACCTAAACTCGCATGGTTTGTATGCCTTAGGAGTCGGTTGTTTCCAAATAAAAGAACCTCAAGAGTTCTACATTTAGTCACTAGTTCACATATATAGGTCATCCCAAGACTACAtccttgtatttatttatttgtttggtttggatttggtgTTTTTATGCAAGTTTGGGTGATTGTACGTGCTAATTTCGTGTAATGcgtttggaaagaaaataattatgaatCGGGTTTTGTGCGAGATGAGTGATATTGTAGCCTTGCCAATCTCTTTTTATGAATTGATTCTCTCTGTTCCTCCCCTTGTCTGTGGTTGTTTAATTTGTATTCTAGATAACGGGCTGTAGTTTTAGCCTATAATGAGATGTCAAACATAAGATTTAGTTTACACAACAGCACTAACGATCAAATTTATGGATCACGAGCGGAGGTGGGTAGACTTGTTTTTGCCAGCAAGTAAAAGGTGGTtccaagcaaaaagaaaagaacaaaaaaaaaaaaaaaaaaacaaatgaagacaGATGAAGAAGACGAGATCTATCTTCAATGATGGTAAAAGCATTGTCTGATTATTTCCTATTGTGGGTGAGTAGATTAACCCGACAAGTTGCAAAATGGATAACAGGATTTTTATCTTATCaaacatccaaaaaaaaaaaaaaaaaaaaatgaatatgtgaaacaaattaaaaaaaaaaaattaaacataaacaacattATCTTGTATTTGATGCgtttagaaaattagaaattctGGTCTCAATTCAActtcagaaaatgttttccgctaAAACGGACCTATACTCGATGAATATCAATTTCATGTCATCTTAATAATGTATTTTGTTcccagatttaaaaaaataaaaataaaaacaaactatTTCTTAACAATCacaagtgcttttttttttttttttttctaattaaaaaggtgggaaggggcgaccagtgtagttttTCCCATTGGGCGTTACTATTGGGGTTTCCACCCtctgtggaatgtccggtttgagccatagctactacttgggaaggcgagcccgtcaccacaaccccaccaaGGTGTGAGCCAGTAAAGCTCCTTcatagtagcatctggttcacgcatctactacgACAAGCGAATTCGAACACGCGACTACTAGGATGAAAGGAAGTTCttttaccaactcaactaccaccttggtggtACAATCACAAGTGCTTATGTGCCAGCAAAGTATTTATTCTACAATCTTGTGTTTTCCACGTGCTCAtgtgtaaatttttttgttttttgttttttttttttaaaaaaaggcatTTCCATTAGGTTAATTAGTCAAAATAATCATCCACGTCCTAGTTGCtactttaataataaaaataaaataaaaaaaattggtgaccCACTTCAGTGATCTACAATACTTCCTAAATTTGTTAGGCATTGagcattatttaaaatatatatatatatatatatatatatagtcacgtTCTCACACCGGTCATCCCAATACCACATTATTGTAcgtattaatttgttttctttggttttggtgtttaattatataaaataagggTGATTGTATATGCTAATTTCGTGTAATGtgtttgaaatgaaaataattatgagTTGATcgggtattattattatttttggatgaTTTCAATCatgacgaaaatacccttaattaataaaatttaaattaattttttttcttaaaaaaaaaaaacaaaaaaaaactaaaactaaaactaaaaaattttaaaaaaggaaaactaggagtggattttttttaaaaaaaaaataataataattcgttttttgttaaagaaaaaaattaattcttttttgttttttgttttttgtttttttttatataatcttttttattttttttcaaattaataggggtatttttttttttttttcttattgagtatttttgttggaCTTAggagacattatcaattttttgatagtttgaaagagacattgttacaattgaaagtttggaggaaaaattatcaattatgtaGTAATTTGAAGGAGTTACGTAGACTTTCCCActcaaaatttctttaaaacaacaaaaccaatCACACGAGCTAGCAAACCGCTAGAACTGCAAACTCCACTACACCCAAAAGGCTGCCTATAGAACAGAGGAACAAAACAACTGTTCCAGCAACAGCAGAATAACCCAAGAAACAGAACATCCCACAAAGGAAATAAACCACACTACAACtcaaaacagaggaaaaacCAGCAGACAAGCCATCAATCCTACACTCCACAATCAAATCCAAATATCCAGACTAAGGCCCCATATAACATCTTGCAAGAGCTTCTCTTCAGTCTTAGGAGGAGAACCATGCGTGCCGAATGGTATTTCTTTGCTACCATAAGTTGTACAACTTATGTCTAGTAGTAGCCAGCCTCCACCAAACTACAAGAGCCTTTTTGCTTCTAATTTCATTCCAAGTATCATTACAATTATAAACTTCTTTCTTTGAAGGCACCCAAATAGGGATCGGGTATTATTTACAACACCCACTCATAAAGTAAGGGGCTGGAATAGGCCAACCATGGTTCATCCAAGAAGTCCACGATATTACAGCGCAAGGTCAGACCAGCCCAGATGAAGAGAAAGTCTAAACTTCATTCTTCTGTTCTTCTGCCatccaacttaaaaaaaaataaataaataaataaccattAAATCACCCACATAGATGAAGGTGCGAGTCCTATACATCCAACAGttgatttttgaaaaaggtTGGATGAGAGAAGAACACGAAAATGACAGATAATAGTTTTCTAAATGAAAAAACCTTTATGGGAGACCATAGAAGCAATATTTTAGGACAATAATCATGTTCTTTCTCGATGACATAATACACCCATTAGTAGAAGTAGCAGGGTAGGTTTTTATAATGGAATAAGGGAATTATTTTCCCTCACACTTGGAGTACTCcgaattaatcaaacaatttttAGCTGGCATGACTGACAACGTTTTCTTTGGAGGGGCTCACTTTCCATTGGGAACCTTCCTGTCTCCTCCCCATCTTCGATTGGATGTGATAGAATTTAAAATACGGAAATATAAAGtggaataataaataatataaaagagacaacaagattaaggtggttcgacAATATacctacatccacacactaaagcGTTACAGGCTACATCTtgcttttattgaatgattttaTTGTACATGAGAAGCTTCATTATATAGAGAGCAAAGGGAGGACTCCCATATACTAGCAATGTGGGATAAGCCCACATTACTATTCTAACATTTCCCTTCAAATTAAAGGTGGGAACTTATGAAATCTTGAGTTTGCTCCTTAATTGGCGACGGAGGCCGAGATGGTGGCCGGTTGGAGGCGATGGCAGCCTAGGAAGGTGATTCATGGCGCCGAAATTGGAAGCATCAACGGCTCTTGAACATGAGCTTCGGCTACTAGGATGGACCAGGAGTTAAGAGAGGTTTTAAGGAAcctatcattttcttttactttcaaTAGTAAAGACAGACTCTATAGAATCATAATTGTTAGTGAAATGCTATTATTCacaccacaatcacattatGCTGACGTGACATAGGTTAGTAGCCTTCAGAtcagtcattgttaaaaaaaaaacaaaaattaaaggcTATTAGCTCATGTTAGCGTAGTGTAATTGTGATGTGAAGTATAACATTAATGTAATTATTAGGGTGCGTCATTTTTCCCTTTCCACCGTTAATATCATTGCATATGCATCTACTGCAATGTCACAGCCCCCCAATCATGAAAGAGACTAAGGTAATAATCTCATTCAGATGAACAGAATAAAGATAAAACCGACAAAacttaactaattaaatataacCTTCCTCAAAGCCTCAAAGCACGAGGTATGGTTCAATACAATTTTCTCCTTTTTATGGGAAAAGATGATGCCAACTAGGGATATATTACTAGATTTGGATAAAAGCAAAGACTATTTCCATTAAATTACAATAcacttttctccttttctggGAAAAGATTGTGCAAACTGGGTATATATTACTAGATAATTAGGATAAAGCAAAGATCAGGTCCTTGAAATTACCTTGTATTTGATACCAATcttgctattatatatatatatatatatatatatatatatatatatatatatatgaattaaatggTAGGACAGGGCAAGCAATATCACCAGATTTGATTGCCTTGTTGGGTACAAACTTGCTACAACCCGAATGGATGATCAGCATATTATTGTTCCCATTGACAAGATAGAAGCTGGTGAAGGAAGCAGCGGCCACTACCAGCCTGCCATTAACATGGACTTGGAGGAAAGGTATATAAATTTTATGGCGAAAGGAGACCAAATGAGAGCGGTGGAAGCTATTGTGACAAACACAAATCCAAGATCACCAAAGTAGTAGAAAAGTgcataatagaaaaataatataaccacacaagacaccaagatttaagtggttcagtTTAACAAGCTTACATCCGCAGAGACGATtcaggagaaattcactaacaaaagagtaGAATACAAAGAATAGTAcgaacaaaaccactcaaacccNNNNNNNNNNNNNNNNNNNNNNNNNNNNNNNNNNNNNNNNNNNNNNNNNNNNNNNNNNNNNNNNNNNNNNNNNNNNNNNNNNNNNNNNNNNNNNNNNNNNgaaaaaaaataaataaataaaaataaaaataggtcAATGGGCCAGTGGGTTTGGTTGAGAGTCTTGAGACACCAAACTCTAAAGACTATAAAAATCTAAGCCACTAAATACTTCAAACATcacaacacaatatgattaaaaGCAAAAGCCTTttctccaaaaataaataaataaataaataaagcaaacaaacaaacaaaagccaAAATTTACACttaaagaaaagacaaaaacaaaaacaaaaacaaaaaaaacctaaagTTTAGTAAATATCCaatcaaatttttagatttagatttaaattgttcttttcaattgattgttttaatttttatattgctattaattcagcctattcttgataataacctcaacaaaaaattgaggGATGTAATCATGTGAATAtgtaatcaaatttttagatttagatttaaattattcttttcaattgactgttttaatttttatattgctattaattcagcttattcttgataattgtttttatatttaattatttatgaatttatatagtttttgtttcatattttaattgtataaatatataattgtagttatctGAGATTATAGATAACAACAACGATTCTATTGAGCttcaatcaaattctaaacgaCCTCGTGTTGAAGTAGATTTAGCAAATTTGCCTGGAAAtcttgtttaagaaaaaaaaaaaaagtgcgaTCATAATCCTAGTGATAGAGACCAAATCCGAAGAGCATATCTACAAATAAGAGcttgtcattttttatatttaattattatttttaatattttaattcattttattattttttattcataaaaaaataccCCCATGAGTGAAAATCCTGGATCCCCACTGTTACCAAGCAAAAACTTACAACTAGCTGATTATTTCCAACTACGTACCTGAATAATGATCATCAATTCGTCAAACTGGCCGAATATATAGTTCCCATTAAAAGGAATTTATTAAAGTTTGTTAAATTCATTTAGGGAATAACTCACCTTCGGACATACCAAGAGGACAAACACAAACTAGGTTGCA
Above is a genomic segment from Corylus avellana chromosome ca9, CavTom2PMs-1.0 containing:
- the LOC132191738 gene encoding UPF0481 protein At3g47200-like — translated: MEHIVSIDELHSRKVVRSKACEGSSSRNRPAITREERFRNFMDEGDQAREVEALGGSPPAKIQKVTFLLRDHKHFVKYFEPRVASLGPIHHGKPKYQLGEKYKLRLAYEFVHGKSINLLYEVEKEIKQLRECFEEEVIEKYDDEALAWILFVDGCAILQYILCATNDQFKELNIKTDSVAFAHQDLFLLENQVPYRLLKLLMSLSGKEEDLRKSIEHFIRNVTYQRPKQEERDPTHLLDLLRTTLLGPPRKPNSSRKGLWTRQHDPDWQSYRNLQELKAAGIHLKRNKNNVDDSTGPKFMNLIAYEMCLDFENDFGISSYMSFLDSLILDANDVKDLRKARVLYNFLGSDQEVANLFYEIGTELVPNAEAYKDVNFQIHDYFENHWLMAWMGKFYHNHFSAPWSRTNFVYSIILILGLTAIQAWYTVHPPPGPCDDFCKKSG